In Theobroma cacao cultivar B97-61/B2 chromosome 7, Criollo_cocoa_genome_V2, whole genome shotgun sequence, the genomic window ATAGGAGAGCACTGGCTTGGCAAGAGAGGCCACATATTAAGCCTATCCACAAACCCTGAAgcaaccaaagaaaaaaaatcatggaaagaaataaatggggaagaaaagataagaaaCGTTGGAATGAATTTAACTGAAAAAGATTATATATGTTTCACCTTATCATATAGCTTAAGCATAAATCCAAGAAGGCATGCAATTGGCATGCCAATAAAATAGAAAGTCCCCAAATTAGCCCACACAGCTAAGTGCTCCCAACCACATCCTCTGGCCACCCCTGCAACACCAAATTAACTCATTGGCCTTctgaaattaaatttcaactaCAGTTTgtagataaaatatataagctAAAACTGGGTGGCTCAAACTTTAGTTAACCTCATAAAATGCCTTGAAAGGAATCAAGTGGTACTGAGATTACTAGCAGGGATACCATTGaggcaaatttatttttaatcaggGAGCTGTCACTAAAGAAACCAGCCCAAACATTATGAGCAAAGGCTAAAGCAAGCACAAGTGCAAGAGTAAGAATGATGGAGAGCTTGAGCGTCACAACCATGGCATTCTTAGCTTTGTTAGGATTTCCAGCTCCCAATTCATTAGAAACTCTCGTGCTGTATCAAATAAGTTTCCTTGTCATAAATCTCGATAATCTATAATTTCATAGATTTAAACACAATTCGgagaatatttttttacaaacTCACCTTGCTGCTGCACTAAGGCCGTAAGTAAACATGAAGGCAATAGTTTCTGTATTCACACTACAGTTGCAGTGGGAAAAAGACTATCATTGTCAAGCCTAATACACAAGTTTAAGACAACCAAAATAAGGAGAAgtaacaaaaattaagaaaaaagagataaacGTACCACATTGAGATCAACGAAATAGCTATTTCTGAATTTGGCATCAATCCTGCTAACAACACTAGAAGCTCAAAAGCCCAATCCTCCAAACTAGGAAAAATCAAACATATATAAGAGAACCCTTTGATTAAAGATTTTActatttactattttatttttgttttcttataaaaaaaatcaaataataagaATATCCATCAAACGAATATAAATAATCCAATTTCGGTAACTCACCAAACCATTGCTGCAGAAGGAAGGGCTACTTTCAGGTTTGTGAGAATGTAACCAAACGATTCAGACGACAATCCTTCCCATGTCTGCTTCAATTTCTTGGCAAAACCGACATATGTTGCCAACAAAAGGAATGAAATCCATAATGAAATCGATGCAGCCAGTGAAGCTCCCTTGAAACCAAGACTTGTCTGGTTAATCAAAGTGTAAACAATACCGAAATGAATTCCCAAGGAGAGAACTGAGAACCAGACCAAGGACGTGACGATGCTTTGTGTCTGAAGAAACCTTAAAATGTTTTGCACGAAGGCATACGCAAATAAACCTAGAATCAGATCCTTCATGTAGAGGGCagctatttttgaaatttgaggATCTTGGTGAAGCAAGATAAAAATGGGCTCAGTGTAGATCCATAAGATGGATATGATAATGGGGAAAAAGCAAGAAATGATGTAGGATGCTTGTAGATAAAGACCCAGCTTTCTGTATAATTGTGCACCAAATCCCTGACCACAAAGTGTCTCGAGCGCTCCACTTAATCCGagctaaaaataaaaaactcaaATAAGTGAATTGGAAAACAAATTAAACCAGTACACGTTTACATAAAGCTACATAAATTTAGATACTAATTAAGAGCAAAAGACAATGAATTAAACTAAAGAAGGCAGCAATGATTTGGCCTAGTGAGTAGCAAATCCTCCCCAATTAATCTCATTTATCTCTTTAAATCGAATAGCAAATTAATCAAGTTAAACTAGAATTTAAAACAAAGTGAAGATCAAACAAAGATATGATtattatgaaaatgaaaaagatataCCATGAAAGCGAAACCAGTGACACTGGCCCACGAATTGGCAAGGGTGGCACCAGCAAGCTCAAGCTCACCGAGGTGACCGGCAAACATGACAGAGATCAAAGTGATGGAGAAATAGGAAACATTGCAAACAATCATTGGTAATGACAAGAAAACTTGATTGTTGGCCTCTTCCCAATCCAAAACTCTCCTCCACCACCTTCCTTTGCCTTCTTCAAAATCATTGTCCCCTCCTGTCAAGAGTGCAACTCTATCTAGACTTGTGCTTGATGAcatctctccctttttttgttctcttcttttcttttgtgggttttaagttttaagacaagaaaaaaaaatgtacctTATATCAATTCATGAGCTAATAGTCATGATATTCCATTTCAACCAAGTACATATATATGCTTGCTCTGGCTAACTAATACGCAAAATTgtaccatgaaaaatgaaccTCTCAGAAGGAAGATATGTGGATTAAACATTATACAACATGATTGAATTGCTATCCAagacaaaaaagagaaaagaaatgatatAGACGTGAAAGATGTGAAAgagatatttttcttttttgaaaggttGAGATTTTATTGCTATAAAAATCTCCAAATGGAGACTTACAGGGAGCAAGGTCACAAGTGACTTgcttgaaaacaaaaagaattccCCTCAGGGAGAGTTGGTAGAACTTAGAAAAGATCTTGATAAGCCATCAGACATCAATCATACCAGAAAAGATAACAAAGAAATCAAAGTCAATATAAGCTTGCCCCAACTAATCTAGGACactaaaacaataaaaatggAACACCAGAATAAGTGTGGGCAAAATCAGAATAGAGATGGCAGGTTTAGGGAAGGTTAGCATTGTGATTAACAATGTAGACATTGTGGTTGGCTTTTCTCACCACCCCAGCTTTTGCAAGTCCATTAGCTACCATGTTGGCTTCACACCTGATGTGGCAGAAACAGATGCTTGTGATGTTGCGTAAGTGGGCTTCgattgcatttgaaatgaATTTCATGCGCCATGGAACTTTGTTGTGATCACTCACCCAGTTTATGGCATTGGTGGAATCGCTTTCCACTTGCAACTGATGAGTTATGGGCCATGGGGAAGAGAGGAAGAAGTTAATACCTTGTTGAATGGCTTTGAACTCTGCGAAGTTGGAGTTTTCAACACCTATGTGATGAGAGAAAGTCCCCCTAATAAATCCTAGGTGGTCTCTGAGTACTCCCCCTATGCCAACTGGGCCAGACTTCCCTCTAGCTACTCCGTCAGTGTTGAGTTTGAGGGTTCCAACCGGAGGAGACAAGCAATTGATGTTTTTCCTTTGGAAGATCCTCTTCTTATTACCGCAGAGGACAGTAACATTAGAGAGACACATAACCGTTGGAATGTGCCCTATATGCCATCTCCCTTTGCACCATAGGGAATATCAAAGAAGGATAATATCAACCATTTGCGTCGCTTTGAAGTTTTTccctttaaaaataatttcatttcagcaTAGCCACAAAGACCACATAGTAGCAAAGAATAACATTTTCCGTGCATTCTTCACATGAGAGGGCATGGGATAAAAGAACCAAGCAATAAAGAATGAAAGAGCATCACCAGGGGAAACCCAACAAATACCCCATTTGTGGCAGTAAAGAGACCATGCTTTCCATGCACTACTGTACAATCAAATAGGAGGTGAAACGGAGTTTCAAGTTGAGTAGAGCAGAAGGTACAATTGGCATCATTTGGATTAATGATTCCTCTTTAAATAAGAATAGCTTTGGCAGCcaattttccatgaaaagcTTGCTACTAGAATGTTTTAACCTTCAGAGGAGCGAGACTAGTCCACAAGTTGCTCCAAGGGCTATCATACGTCAAGTGGTCTCCATAAAAGGCCTTATAGAAAGAGGAAGATGAGTAAAGACCACAGGTTGTCTTCCTCCAAATTACCTTATCTTGATCAGAAAAATGCGGTTGAACATTTTCAATGAGAGGCTTAAAATCTTCGCATTGTTTCAGCTCCCAATTAAAAGGCTACCTTCTTAGTTTAACATCTCATGTCCATTTGTTGTTGATCCATTTACCCGTGTTAGCTATAGAGGCCTTTTTATCCTTAGCTAAAGCGAAAATCCGAGGGAATTGAATGGAGAGAGAGGAGTTGCCAACCCATGTGTCTGTCCAAAAAGAATAGTGCGTCCATTCCCCAGTGAGTGTCCAAAGCCCGTTGGACAAGATCATGATACTTGCTAGCGGGATTGAGAGGTTTTGTGATGTGTCACCATAGAAGAGAAGGTTGGTATGCCTTTGTCAGGGGAATCATAACAGCTGGGAGTCTATTTTTTGTTAAGATTACTCGGGCCCATAGACTTTCAGGCTCATTGGAAAACACCATAGCCACTTGTTTAAAAGGGCTcaattttttagtttgaggTTCATAATTCCAAGCCCACCTTGACATTTAAGCTTGCAGACTAAGTCTCAGTTGATATAGTGAATTTTCCTCTTATCTGAATTTCCAAACCATAGAAAGCTTCTTTGAATACTTTCCAACTGCTTTTTGATTGAAGAGGGCATTTGAAGAATAGAAAGATAATACAGTGGGAGACTAGAAAGGACAGAATTAATGAGTGTGATTTTACCTCCCATGGAAAGATGTTGACCCTTTCAACTTGCAAGCCTTAAGTTAAATTTTTCGACAACGGGCTGCCAAGTACTCTGCGCTCATGGGCTGTCTCCAAGAAGAAGTCCAAGATAGTTAGTGGGCAAAGACTCAACTTTGCAATTTATCATGTTGGCCCAGACATTAAGAAGGTTAGGTTCAGTTATGTGAAAGAGATATGACTATGCATAGATTATCCTCTGAGCTATTCTGCATTTGTagttcaagtttttttttttatatataaaatatactCCTATATTGGGGGAAAAAGTTGCTCATATATAGTAGCAAGCCAATAACTTTATACATATGATGGTATatgtcaaaagaaaaaaaatgtaaaaagaaagaaagagaggaaaaaagagGGTatatgcaaaagaaaaaaaaggaaaaaatataagagaaaagtaagaaaatattcaatatttagaaataaaattaaattaaagactaacctaacaaaataaaattttatatgagCAAGGACTTAGAGCTTCAGAGAACTACAACTTTTAAGAAGATGGTTAACGTCTGGTGTTCTTTGTTTACTTTGTGTCCGTGTTTTGTGATGGATACCATATCTCCTTGATTATTCGAGTCTGCCTCTACTTTTCTGGCCATTGATTTTGTCTTGCTAAGCTGTGGTTTTGGGTGTATGTTGTTGACATGATGGCTAATGTCTTGGATGGCTATATCTCCTGTGGCCATTTTTCTGACTTCTAGATATGTTATTGTTCTAGTTCTCTTAAAGGTAGCTATTTCCTGCTTGAGTTTCTCTTGAGGACTACTAGGCAACTCTTTATGCTTTCGAGAGATGGTGCAGCGTTGTTTTGTGGTGGTCGCAAAGAGGTGTTTCTATGAAGCTGAACAACTCCATCTCACCGTGTCCTCGAGTAGGATTGTCCACTGCTGGGCTTTCGTCTCCCCGTGGTGCTTGTAGCTTAGTGATTGTGGTTGAGCTTTTGGAGCATCCCGCACCTGTTTCAATTCTTGAtggcataaatggatgatgCCGCGTCCATTGGGGTGGGAGCTTGTCTTGTGTTGGTCCATGTTTGTTGTCTCAAGGCACATTCTAATGCCTTGAGTGGGGATTAGTTTTGGATCTTTATGCCACCATGAGTCTGTAATTGACATTGTCGCTAGTTGACTCACTTCGGCATTCATGTATTCGTGTCAACTTTGATTGATGATTGAAATTTACCCTTTCAAACCAAAACCCATGATTTCAAGCTCTGGTCTTGAATGGGATGGCTCGGATGACTATTTGGTGGTGAAgtgcaaaaattttaaaaaaaaattatttttggatataaactatttatgttataattagtgctatatttcaattatatgttcatttcaaatcaattttaatattgctttattacttttacttttgctttaaagcaatttaatttgcatcaACTAAATGGAATTCTGGG contains:
- the LOC18594025 gene encoding protein DETOXIFICATION 19 isoform X1, with amino-acid sequence MSSSTSLDRVALLTGGDNDFEEGKGRWWRRVLDWEEANNQVFLSLPMIVCNVSYFSITLISVMFAGHLGELELAGATLANSWASVTGFAFMLGLSGALETLCGQGFGAQLYRKLGLYLQASYIISCFFPIIISILWIYTEPIFILLHQDPQISKIAALYMKDLILGLFAYAFVQNILRFLQTQSIVTSLVWFSVLSLGIHFGIVYTLINQTSLGFKGASLAASISLWISFLLLATYVGFAKKLKQTWEGLSSESFGYILTNLKVALPSAAMVCLEDWAFELLVLLAGLMPNSEIAISLISMCVNTETIAFMFTYGLSAAASTRVSNELGAGNPNKAKNAMVVTLKLSIILTLALVLALAFAHNVWAGFFSDSSLIKNKFASMVSLLVISVPLDSFQGIL
- the LOC18594025 gene encoding protein DETOXIFICATION 18 isoform X2, with product MSSSTSLDRVALLTGGDNDFEEGKGRWWRRVLDWEEANNQVFLSLPMIVCNVSYFSITLISVMFAGHLGELELAGATLANSWASVTGFAFMLGLSGALETLCGQGFGAQLYRKLGLYLQASYIISCFFPIIISILWIYTEPIFILLHQDPQISKIAALYMKDLILGLFAYAFVQNILRFLQTQSIVTSLVWFSVLSLGIHFGIVYTLINQTSLGFKGASLAASISLWISFLLLATYVGFAKKLKQTWEGLSSESFGYILTNLKVALPSAAMVCLEDWAFELLVLLAGLMPNSEIAISLISMCTRVSNELGAGNPNKAKNAMVVTLKLSIILTLALVLALAFAHNVWAGFFSDSSLIKNKFASMVSLLVISVPLDSFQGIL